The following are from one region of the Tachyglossus aculeatus isolate mTacAcu1 chromosome 13, mTacAcu1.pri, whole genome shotgun sequence genome:
- the DHX30 gene encoding ATP-dependent RNA helicase DHX30 isoform X2, protein MVNASRDLLKEFPQPKNLLNSVIGRALGISHAKDKLVYVHSNGPKKKKVTLHIKWPKSVEVEGYGSKKIDAERQAAAAACQLFKGWGLLGPRNELFDAAKYRTLATRFGSSADSWWRPEPTVPVNSWRQLTPESIRPLGPGGSLSRSIGREEEEEEEEELEEGTIDVTDFLSMTQQDSHTPLRDGRGGSLELCDDDSAIRALTLFPLPKNLLAKVIQIATSSSTAKNLMQFHTVGTKTKLSTLTLLWPCPMTFVAKGRRKAEAENKAAALACKKLKTLGLVDRNNEPLTHAMYNLASLRELGETQRRPCIIQVPEPILRKMENYLNHYPVDNSWITPEPRLQSNDSLHLSKDAGPPSDPITGKPYVALSEGEELQLSQGLLELWRRRGPARPEAHRLPVDPHRDAILAAIERHPVVVIAGDTGCGKTTRIPQLLLERHVTEGRGARCNVIITQPRRISAVSVAQRVAHELGPSLRRNVGFQVRLESKPPARGGALLFCTVGILLRKLQSNPGLEGVSHVIVDEVHERDVNTDFLLILLKGLRRLNPGLRLVLMSATGDNERFARYFGGCPVIKVPGFMYPVKEHYLEDILAKLGKYQPRHRHHESDDECALDLDLMTDLVLHIDARGPPGGILCFLPGWQEIKGVQQRLQEALGAQESKYLVLPVHSNIPMMDQKAIFQQPPAGVRKIVLATNIAETSITVNDIVHVVDSGLHKEERYDLKTKVSCLETVWVSRANVIQRRGRAGRCQSGYAYHLFPRSRLEKMAPFQVPEILRTPLENLVLQAKIHMPEKTAVEFLSKAVDSPDIKAVDEAVILLQEIGVLDQREFLTTLGQRLAHISTDPRLAKAIVLAAIFRCLHPLLVVVSCLTRDPFSSSLQNRAEVDKVKALLSHDSGSDHLAFVRAVAGWEEVLRWQDRDSRESYLEENLLYAPSLRFIHGLIKQFSENIYEAFLVGKPSDCTLPSAQCNQYSDEEELVKGVLMAGLYPNLIQVRQGKVTRQGKFKPNSVTYRTKAGNILLHKSTINREATRLRSRWLTYFMAVKSNGSVFVRDSSQVHPLAVLLLTDGDVHVRDDGRRATIALSDNDLLRLEGDSRTVQLLRALRRALGRMVERCLRCELPALPPDLQHEHGQLLALLAELLRGPCGSFDVRKTADD, encoded by the exons ATGGTGAACG CTTCTCGAGACTTGCTGAAGGAATTTCCGCAGCCCAAAAACCTCCTCAACAGCGTGATCGGAAGAGCCCTCGGCATCTCCCACGCAAAGGACAAACTGGTCTACGTCCACAGCAACGGGCCGAAGAAAAAG AAAGTCACCCTACATATCAAGTGGCCCAAGAGCGTGGAGGTGGAAGGCTATGGCAGCAAGAAGATTGACGCGGAGAgacaggccgccgccgccgcgtgcCAGCTCTTTAAG GGCTGGGGCCTGCTGGGCCCCCGGAACGAGCTGTTCGACGCGGCCAAGTACCGCACGCTCGCCACCCGCTTCGGCTCGTCGGCCGACAGCTGGTGGCGGCCGGAGCCCACCGTGCCGGTCAACTCCTGGAGGCAGCTGACCCCCGAGAGCATCCGGCCGCTGGGGCCCGGCGGGAGCCTGTCCCGCTCCAtcggccgggaggaagaggaggaggaggaggaggagctggaagaagGAACGATCGACGTCACCGACTTCCTGTCCATGACCCAGCAGGATTCGCACACCCCACTCAGGGATGGGAG GGGCGGCTCCTTGGAGCTGTGCGACGACGACAGCGCCATCCGGGCGTTGACCCTGTTCCCGCTGCCCAAGAACCTCCTGGCCAAGGTGATCCAGatcgccacctcctcctccaccgccaaG AACCTCATGCAGTTCCACACCGTGGGCACCAAGACGAAGCTCTCCACCCTGACcctcctctggccctgccccatgACCTTCGTCGCCAAGGGACGCCGCAAAGCCGAGGCGGAGAACAAGGCGGCGGCCCTGGCCTGCAAGAAGCTGAAG accctgGGCCTGGTGGACCGGAACAACGAACCGCTGACCCACGCGATGTACAACTTGGCGTCCCTGAGGGAGCTGGGTGAGACCCAGCGCCGACCCTGCATCATTCAGGTGCCGGAGCCCATCCTGCGCAAGATGGAGAACTACCTGAACCAC tacCCCGTGGACAACTCGTGGATCACCCCGGAGCCGCGGCTGCAGAGCAACGACTCCCTGCACCTGAGCAAGGACGCGGGCCCCCCGAGCGACCCCATCACGGGGAAGCCGTACGTGGCGCTGTCGGAGGGCGAGGAGCTGCAGCTGAGCCAGGGCCTGCTGGAGCtgtggcggcggcgggggccggcCCGGCCGGAGGCCCACCGCCTGCCCGTGGACCCGCACCGGGACGCCATCCTGGCGGCCATCGAGAGGCACCCCGTGGTGGTGATCGCGGGGGACACGGGCTGCGGGAAGACGACGCGCATCCCCCAGCTGCTGCTGGAGCGCCACGTGACCGAGGGCCGGGGCGCCCGCTGCAACGTCATCATCACCCAGCCCCGCCGCATCTCGGCCGTGTCGGTGGCCCAGCGCGTGGCCCACGAGCTGGGGCCCTCCCTGCGCCGCAACGTGGGCTTCCAGGTGCGCCTGGAGAGCAAGCCGCCCGCCCGGGGCGGGGCCCTGCTCTTCTGCACCGTGGGCATCCTGCTGCGCAAGCTGCAGAGCAACCCGGGCCTGGAGGGCGTCAGCCACGTCATCGTGGACGAGGTCCACGAGCGCGACGTCAACACGGACTTCCTGCTCATCCTGCTCAAGGGGCTGCGGCGGCTGAACCCCGGCCTGCGGCTGGTCCTCATGAGCGCCACGGGCGACAACGAGCGCTTCGCCCGCTACTTCGGGGGCTGCCCCGTCATCAAGGTGCCCGGCTTCATGTACCCGGTCAAGGAGCACTACCTGGAGGACATCCTGGCCAAGCTGGGCAAGTACCAGCCCCGGCACCGGCACCACGAG TCCGACGACGAGTGCGCCCTGGACCTGGACCTGATGACCGATCTGGTTCTGCACATCGATGCCCGCGGGCCCCCAG GTGGGATCCTGTGCTTCCTCCCGGGCTGGCAGGAGATCAAAGGCGTCCAGCAGCGACTGCAGGAGGCCCTCGGCGCCCAGGAGAGCAAGTACCTAGTCCTGCCCG TGCACTCCAACATCCCCATGATGGACCAGAAGGCCATCTTCCAGCAGCCCCCGGCCGGGGTGCGCAAGATCGTCCTGGCCACCAACATCGCCGAGACCTCCATCACCGTCAACGACATCGTGCACGTGGTGGACAGCGGCCTGCACAAGGAGGAGCGCTACGACCTCAAGACCAAG GTGTCCTGCCTGGAGACCGTGTGGGTGTCGCGGGCGAACGTGATCCAGCGCCGGGGGCGGGCCGGGCGCTGCCAGTCGGGCTACGCCTACCACCTGTTCCCCCGCAGCCGGCTGGAGAAGATGGCACCCTTCCAGGTGCCCGAGATCCTGCGCACCCCCCTGGAGAACCTGGTGCTTCAGGCCAAGATCCACATGCCCGAGAAGACG GCCGTCGAGTTCCTGTCCAAAGCCGTGGATAGCCCCGACATCAAGGCCGTGGACGAGGCGGTCATCCTGCTTCAAGAGATCG GCGTGCTGGACCAGCGGGAGTTCCTGACCACCCTGGGCCAGCGCCTGGCTCACATCTCCACCGACCCGCGCCTGGCCAAGGCCATCGTGCTGGCGGCCATCTTCCGCTGCCTGCACCCGCTGCTGGTGGTCGTCTCCTGCCTCACCCGCGACCCCTTCAGCAGCAGCCTGCAGAACCGGGCcgaggtggacaag gTGAAGGCCCTGCTGAGCCACGACAGCGGCAGCGACCACCTGGCGTTCGTGCGGGCCGTGGCCGGCTGGGAGGAGGTGCTGCGTTGGCAGGACCGCGACTCCCGGGAGAGCTACCTGGAGGAGAACCTGCTGTACGCCCCCAGCCTGCGCTTCATCCACG GCCTCATCAAACAGTTCTCGGAGAACATCTACGAGGCCTTCCTGGTGGGGAAGCCCTCCGACTGCACCCTGCCCTCCGCCCAGTGCAACCAGTACAGCGACGAGGAGGAGCTGGTGAAGGGCGTCCTCATGGCCGGCCTCTACCCCAACCTCATCCAG GTGAGGCAGGGGAAGGTGACCCGCCAGGGGAAGTTCAAGCCCAACAGTGTCACTTACCGGACCAAAGCTGGCAACATCCTCCTGCACAAGTCCACCATCAACAG ggaggCGACGCGGCTGCGCAGCCGCTGGCTGACGTACTTCATGGCCGTCAAGTCCAACGGCAGCGTCTTCGTGCGCGACTCGTCCCAGGTCCACCCGCTGGCCGTCCTGCTGCTGACGGACGGCGACGTCCACGTCCGAG ACGACGGGCGCCGGGCCACCATCGCCCTGAGCGACAACGACCTGCTGCGGCTGGAGGGCGACTCGCGCACGGTGCAGCTGCTGCGGGCGCTGCGGCGAGCCCTGGGGCGCATGGTGGAGCGCTGCCTGCGCTGCGAGCTGCCCGCCCTCCCCCCGGACCTGCAGCACGAGCACGGACAGCTGCTGGCCCTGCTCGCCGAGCTGCTGCGCGGGCCCTGCGGCAGCTTCGACGTGCGCAAGACGGCCGACGACTga
- the DHX30 gene encoding ATP-dependent RNA helicase DHX30 isoform X3: MAASRDLLKEFPQPKNLLNSVIGRALGISHAKDKLVYVHSNGPKKKKVTLHIKWPKSVEVEGYGSKKIDAERQAAAAACQLFKGWGLLGPRNELFDAAKYRTLATRFGSSADSWWRPEPTVPVNSWRQLTPESIRPLGPGGSLSRSIGREEEEEEEEELEEGTIDVTDFLSMTQQDSHTPLRDGRGGSLELCDDDSAIRALTLFPLPKNLLAKVIQIATSSSTAKNLMQFHTVGTKTKLSTLTLLWPCPMTFVAKGRRKAEAENKAAALACKKLKTLGLVDRNNEPLTHAMYNLASLRELGETQRRPCIIQVPEPILRKMENYLNHYPVDNSWITPEPRLQSNDSLHLSKDAGPPSDPITGKPYVALSEGEELQLSQGLLELWRRRGPARPEAHRLPVDPHRDAILAAIERHPVVVIAGDTGCGKTTRIPQLLLERHVTEGRGARCNVIITQPRRISAVSVAQRVAHELGPSLRRNVGFQVRLESKPPARGGALLFCTVGILLRKLQSNPGLEGVSHVIVDEVHERDVNTDFLLILLKGLRRLNPGLRLVLMSATGDNERFARYFGGCPVIKVPGFMYPVKEHYLEDILAKLGKYQPRHRHHESDDECALDLDLMTDLVLHIDARGPPGGILCFLPGWQEIKGVQQRLQEALGAQESKYLVLPVHSNIPMMDQKAIFQQPPAGVRKIVLATNIAETSITVNDIVHVVDSGLHKEERYDLKTKVSCLETVWVSRANVIQRRGRAGRCQSGYAYHLFPRSRLEKMAPFQVPEILRTPLENLVLQAKIHMPEKTAVEFLSKAVDSPDIKAVDEAVILLQEIGVLDQREFLTTLGQRLAHISTDPRLAKAIVLAAIFRCLHPLLVVVSCLTRDPFSSSLQNRAEVDKVKALLSHDSGSDHLAFVRAVAGWEEVLRWQDRDSRESYLEENLLYAPSLRFIHGLIKQFSENIYEAFLVGKPSDCTLPSAQCNQYSDEEELVKGVLMAGLYPNLIQVRQGKVTRQGKFKPNSVTYRTKAGNILLHKSTINREATRLRSRWLTYFMAVKSNGSVFVRDSSQVHPLAVLLLTDGDVHVRDDGRRATIALSDNDLLRLEGDSRTVQLLRALRRALGRMVERCLRCELPALPPDLQHEHGQLLALLAELLRGPCGSFDVRKTADD; encoded by the exons CTTCTCGAGACTTGCTGAAGGAATTTCCGCAGCCCAAAAACCTCCTCAACAGCGTGATCGGAAGAGCCCTCGGCATCTCCCACGCAAAGGACAAACTGGTCTACGTCCACAGCAACGGGCCGAAGAAAAAG AAAGTCACCCTACATATCAAGTGGCCCAAGAGCGTGGAGGTGGAAGGCTATGGCAGCAAGAAGATTGACGCGGAGAgacaggccgccgccgccgcgtgcCAGCTCTTTAAG GGCTGGGGCCTGCTGGGCCCCCGGAACGAGCTGTTCGACGCGGCCAAGTACCGCACGCTCGCCACCCGCTTCGGCTCGTCGGCCGACAGCTGGTGGCGGCCGGAGCCCACCGTGCCGGTCAACTCCTGGAGGCAGCTGACCCCCGAGAGCATCCGGCCGCTGGGGCCCGGCGGGAGCCTGTCCCGCTCCAtcggccgggaggaagaggaggaggaggaggaggagctggaagaagGAACGATCGACGTCACCGACTTCCTGTCCATGACCCAGCAGGATTCGCACACCCCACTCAGGGATGGGAG GGGCGGCTCCTTGGAGCTGTGCGACGACGACAGCGCCATCCGGGCGTTGACCCTGTTCCCGCTGCCCAAGAACCTCCTGGCCAAGGTGATCCAGatcgccacctcctcctccaccgccaaG AACCTCATGCAGTTCCACACCGTGGGCACCAAGACGAAGCTCTCCACCCTGACcctcctctggccctgccccatgACCTTCGTCGCCAAGGGACGCCGCAAAGCCGAGGCGGAGAACAAGGCGGCGGCCCTGGCCTGCAAGAAGCTGAAG accctgGGCCTGGTGGACCGGAACAACGAACCGCTGACCCACGCGATGTACAACTTGGCGTCCCTGAGGGAGCTGGGTGAGACCCAGCGCCGACCCTGCATCATTCAGGTGCCGGAGCCCATCCTGCGCAAGATGGAGAACTACCTGAACCAC tacCCCGTGGACAACTCGTGGATCACCCCGGAGCCGCGGCTGCAGAGCAACGACTCCCTGCACCTGAGCAAGGACGCGGGCCCCCCGAGCGACCCCATCACGGGGAAGCCGTACGTGGCGCTGTCGGAGGGCGAGGAGCTGCAGCTGAGCCAGGGCCTGCTGGAGCtgtggcggcggcgggggccggcCCGGCCGGAGGCCCACCGCCTGCCCGTGGACCCGCACCGGGACGCCATCCTGGCGGCCATCGAGAGGCACCCCGTGGTGGTGATCGCGGGGGACACGGGCTGCGGGAAGACGACGCGCATCCCCCAGCTGCTGCTGGAGCGCCACGTGACCGAGGGCCGGGGCGCCCGCTGCAACGTCATCATCACCCAGCCCCGCCGCATCTCGGCCGTGTCGGTGGCCCAGCGCGTGGCCCACGAGCTGGGGCCCTCCCTGCGCCGCAACGTGGGCTTCCAGGTGCGCCTGGAGAGCAAGCCGCCCGCCCGGGGCGGGGCCCTGCTCTTCTGCACCGTGGGCATCCTGCTGCGCAAGCTGCAGAGCAACCCGGGCCTGGAGGGCGTCAGCCACGTCATCGTGGACGAGGTCCACGAGCGCGACGTCAACACGGACTTCCTGCTCATCCTGCTCAAGGGGCTGCGGCGGCTGAACCCCGGCCTGCGGCTGGTCCTCATGAGCGCCACGGGCGACAACGAGCGCTTCGCCCGCTACTTCGGGGGCTGCCCCGTCATCAAGGTGCCCGGCTTCATGTACCCGGTCAAGGAGCACTACCTGGAGGACATCCTGGCCAAGCTGGGCAAGTACCAGCCCCGGCACCGGCACCACGAG TCCGACGACGAGTGCGCCCTGGACCTGGACCTGATGACCGATCTGGTTCTGCACATCGATGCCCGCGGGCCCCCAG GTGGGATCCTGTGCTTCCTCCCGGGCTGGCAGGAGATCAAAGGCGTCCAGCAGCGACTGCAGGAGGCCCTCGGCGCCCAGGAGAGCAAGTACCTAGTCCTGCCCG TGCACTCCAACATCCCCATGATGGACCAGAAGGCCATCTTCCAGCAGCCCCCGGCCGGGGTGCGCAAGATCGTCCTGGCCACCAACATCGCCGAGACCTCCATCACCGTCAACGACATCGTGCACGTGGTGGACAGCGGCCTGCACAAGGAGGAGCGCTACGACCTCAAGACCAAG GTGTCCTGCCTGGAGACCGTGTGGGTGTCGCGGGCGAACGTGATCCAGCGCCGGGGGCGGGCCGGGCGCTGCCAGTCGGGCTACGCCTACCACCTGTTCCCCCGCAGCCGGCTGGAGAAGATGGCACCCTTCCAGGTGCCCGAGATCCTGCGCACCCCCCTGGAGAACCTGGTGCTTCAGGCCAAGATCCACATGCCCGAGAAGACG GCCGTCGAGTTCCTGTCCAAAGCCGTGGATAGCCCCGACATCAAGGCCGTGGACGAGGCGGTCATCCTGCTTCAAGAGATCG GCGTGCTGGACCAGCGGGAGTTCCTGACCACCCTGGGCCAGCGCCTGGCTCACATCTCCACCGACCCGCGCCTGGCCAAGGCCATCGTGCTGGCGGCCATCTTCCGCTGCCTGCACCCGCTGCTGGTGGTCGTCTCCTGCCTCACCCGCGACCCCTTCAGCAGCAGCCTGCAGAACCGGGCcgaggtggacaag gTGAAGGCCCTGCTGAGCCACGACAGCGGCAGCGACCACCTGGCGTTCGTGCGGGCCGTGGCCGGCTGGGAGGAGGTGCTGCGTTGGCAGGACCGCGACTCCCGGGAGAGCTACCTGGAGGAGAACCTGCTGTACGCCCCCAGCCTGCGCTTCATCCACG GCCTCATCAAACAGTTCTCGGAGAACATCTACGAGGCCTTCCTGGTGGGGAAGCCCTCCGACTGCACCCTGCCCTCCGCCCAGTGCAACCAGTACAGCGACGAGGAGGAGCTGGTGAAGGGCGTCCTCATGGCCGGCCTCTACCCCAACCTCATCCAG GTGAGGCAGGGGAAGGTGACCCGCCAGGGGAAGTTCAAGCCCAACAGTGTCACTTACCGGACCAAAGCTGGCAACATCCTCCTGCACAAGTCCACCATCAACAG ggaggCGACGCGGCTGCGCAGCCGCTGGCTGACGTACTTCATGGCCGTCAAGTCCAACGGCAGCGTCTTCGTGCGCGACTCGTCCCAGGTCCACCCGCTGGCCGTCCTGCTGCTGACGGACGGCGACGTCCACGTCCGAG ACGACGGGCGCCGGGCCACCATCGCCCTGAGCGACAACGACCTGCTGCGGCTGGAGGGCGACTCGCGCACGGTGCAGCTGCTGCGGGCGCTGCGGCGAGCCCTGGGGCGCATGGTGGAGCGCTGCCTGCGCTGCGAGCTGCCCGCCCTCCCCCCGGACCTGCAGCACGAGCACGGACAGCTGCTGGCCCTGCTCGCCGAGCTGCTGCGCGGGCCCTGCGGCAGCTTCGACGTGCGCAAGACGGCCGACGACTga
- the DHX30 gene encoding ATP-dependent RNA helicase DHX30 isoform X1, with amino-acid sequence MFSLDSYRKDRAQQRQQQFKLPPPRLPPLCVNAAPGGAISRASRDLLKEFPQPKNLLNSVIGRALGISHAKDKLVYVHSNGPKKKKVTLHIKWPKSVEVEGYGSKKIDAERQAAAAACQLFKGWGLLGPRNELFDAAKYRTLATRFGSSADSWWRPEPTVPVNSWRQLTPESIRPLGPGGSLSRSIGREEEEEEEEELEEGTIDVTDFLSMTQQDSHTPLRDGRGGSLELCDDDSAIRALTLFPLPKNLLAKVIQIATSSSTAKNLMQFHTVGTKTKLSTLTLLWPCPMTFVAKGRRKAEAENKAAALACKKLKTLGLVDRNNEPLTHAMYNLASLRELGETQRRPCIIQVPEPILRKMENYLNHYPVDNSWITPEPRLQSNDSLHLSKDAGPPSDPITGKPYVALSEGEELQLSQGLLELWRRRGPARPEAHRLPVDPHRDAILAAIERHPVVVIAGDTGCGKTTRIPQLLLERHVTEGRGARCNVIITQPRRISAVSVAQRVAHELGPSLRRNVGFQVRLESKPPARGGALLFCTVGILLRKLQSNPGLEGVSHVIVDEVHERDVNTDFLLILLKGLRRLNPGLRLVLMSATGDNERFARYFGGCPVIKVPGFMYPVKEHYLEDILAKLGKYQPRHRHHESDDECALDLDLMTDLVLHIDARGPPGGILCFLPGWQEIKGVQQRLQEALGAQESKYLVLPVHSNIPMMDQKAIFQQPPAGVRKIVLATNIAETSITVNDIVHVVDSGLHKEERYDLKTKVSCLETVWVSRANVIQRRGRAGRCQSGYAYHLFPRSRLEKMAPFQVPEILRTPLENLVLQAKIHMPEKTAVEFLSKAVDSPDIKAVDEAVILLQEIGVLDQREFLTTLGQRLAHISTDPRLAKAIVLAAIFRCLHPLLVVVSCLTRDPFSSSLQNRAEVDKVKALLSHDSGSDHLAFVRAVAGWEEVLRWQDRDSRESYLEENLLYAPSLRFIHGLIKQFSENIYEAFLVGKPSDCTLPSAQCNQYSDEEELVKGVLMAGLYPNLIQVRQGKVTRQGKFKPNSVTYRTKAGNILLHKSTINREATRLRSRWLTYFMAVKSNGSVFVRDSSQVHPLAVLLLTDGDVHVRDDGRRATIALSDNDLLRLEGDSRTVQLLRALRRALGRMVERCLRCELPALPPDLQHEHGQLLALLAELLRGPCGSFDVRKTADD; translated from the exons CTTCTCGAGACTTGCTGAAGGAATTTCCGCAGCCCAAAAACCTCCTCAACAGCGTGATCGGAAGAGCCCTCGGCATCTCCCACGCAAAGGACAAACTGGTCTACGTCCACAGCAACGGGCCGAAGAAAAAG AAAGTCACCCTACATATCAAGTGGCCCAAGAGCGTGGAGGTGGAAGGCTATGGCAGCAAGAAGATTGACGCGGAGAgacaggccgccgccgccgcgtgcCAGCTCTTTAAG GGCTGGGGCCTGCTGGGCCCCCGGAACGAGCTGTTCGACGCGGCCAAGTACCGCACGCTCGCCACCCGCTTCGGCTCGTCGGCCGACAGCTGGTGGCGGCCGGAGCCCACCGTGCCGGTCAACTCCTGGAGGCAGCTGACCCCCGAGAGCATCCGGCCGCTGGGGCCCGGCGGGAGCCTGTCCCGCTCCAtcggccgggaggaagaggaggaggaggaggaggagctggaagaagGAACGATCGACGTCACCGACTTCCTGTCCATGACCCAGCAGGATTCGCACACCCCACTCAGGGATGGGAG GGGCGGCTCCTTGGAGCTGTGCGACGACGACAGCGCCATCCGGGCGTTGACCCTGTTCCCGCTGCCCAAGAACCTCCTGGCCAAGGTGATCCAGatcgccacctcctcctccaccgccaaG AACCTCATGCAGTTCCACACCGTGGGCACCAAGACGAAGCTCTCCACCCTGACcctcctctggccctgccccatgACCTTCGTCGCCAAGGGACGCCGCAAAGCCGAGGCGGAGAACAAGGCGGCGGCCCTGGCCTGCAAGAAGCTGAAG accctgGGCCTGGTGGACCGGAACAACGAACCGCTGACCCACGCGATGTACAACTTGGCGTCCCTGAGGGAGCTGGGTGAGACCCAGCGCCGACCCTGCATCATTCAGGTGCCGGAGCCCATCCTGCGCAAGATGGAGAACTACCTGAACCAC tacCCCGTGGACAACTCGTGGATCACCCCGGAGCCGCGGCTGCAGAGCAACGACTCCCTGCACCTGAGCAAGGACGCGGGCCCCCCGAGCGACCCCATCACGGGGAAGCCGTACGTGGCGCTGTCGGAGGGCGAGGAGCTGCAGCTGAGCCAGGGCCTGCTGGAGCtgtggcggcggcgggggccggcCCGGCCGGAGGCCCACCGCCTGCCCGTGGACCCGCACCGGGACGCCATCCTGGCGGCCATCGAGAGGCACCCCGTGGTGGTGATCGCGGGGGACACGGGCTGCGGGAAGACGACGCGCATCCCCCAGCTGCTGCTGGAGCGCCACGTGACCGAGGGCCGGGGCGCCCGCTGCAACGTCATCATCACCCAGCCCCGCCGCATCTCGGCCGTGTCGGTGGCCCAGCGCGTGGCCCACGAGCTGGGGCCCTCCCTGCGCCGCAACGTGGGCTTCCAGGTGCGCCTGGAGAGCAAGCCGCCCGCCCGGGGCGGGGCCCTGCTCTTCTGCACCGTGGGCATCCTGCTGCGCAAGCTGCAGAGCAACCCGGGCCTGGAGGGCGTCAGCCACGTCATCGTGGACGAGGTCCACGAGCGCGACGTCAACACGGACTTCCTGCTCATCCTGCTCAAGGGGCTGCGGCGGCTGAACCCCGGCCTGCGGCTGGTCCTCATGAGCGCCACGGGCGACAACGAGCGCTTCGCCCGCTACTTCGGGGGCTGCCCCGTCATCAAGGTGCCCGGCTTCATGTACCCGGTCAAGGAGCACTACCTGGAGGACATCCTGGCCAAGCTGGGCAAGTACCAGCCCCGGCACCGGCACCACGAG TCCGACGACGAGTGCGCCCTGGACCTGGACCTGATGACCGATCTGGTTCTGCACATCGATGCCCGCGGGCCCCCAG GTGGGATCCTGTGCTTCCTCCCGGGCTGGCAGGAGATCAAAGGCGTCCAGCAGCGACTGCAGGAGGCCCTCGGCGCCCAGGAGAGCAAGTACCTAGTCCTGCCCG TGCACTCCAACATCCCCATGATGGACCAGAAGGCCATCTTCCAGCAGCCCCCGGCCGGGGTGCGCAAGATCGTCCTGGCCACCAACATCGCCGAGACCTCCATCACCGTCAACGACATCGTGCACGTGGTGGACAGCGGCCTGCACAAGGAGGAGCGCTACGACCTCAAGACCAAG GTGTCCTGCCTGGAGACCGTGTGGGTGTCGCGGGCGAACGTGATCCAGCGCCGGGGGCGGGCCGGGCGCTGCCAGTCGGGCTACGCCTACCACCTGTTCCCCCGCAGCCGGCTGGAGAAGATGGCACCCTTCCAGGTGCCCGAGATCCTGCGCACCCCCCTGGAGAACCTGGTGCTTCAGGCCAAGATCCACATGCCCGAGAAGACG GCCGTCGAGTTCCTGTCCAAAGCCGTGGATAGCCCCGACATCAAGGCCGTGGACGAGGCGGTCATCCTGCTTCAAGAGATCG GCGTGCTGGACCAGCGGGAGTTCCTGACCACCCTGGGCCAGCGCCTGGCTCACATCTCCACCGACCCGCGCCTGGCCAAGGCCATCGTGCTGGCGGCCATCTTCCGCTGCCTGCACCCGCTGCTGGTGGTCGTCTCCTGCCTCACCCGCGACCCCTTCAGCAGCAGCCTGCAGAACCGGGCcgaggtggacaag gTGAAGGCCCTGCTGAGCCACGACAGCGGCAGCGACCACCTGGCGTTCGTGCGGGCCGTGGCCGGCTGGGAGGAGGTGCTGCGTTGGCAGGACCGCGACTCCCGGGAGAGCTACCTGGAGGAGAACCTGCTGTACGCCCCCAGCCTGCGCTTCATCCACG GCCTCATCAAACAGTTCTCGGAGAACATCTACGAGGCCTTCCTGGTGGGGAAGCCCTCCGACTGCACCCTGCCCTCCGCCCAGTGCAACCAGTACAGCGACGAGGAGGAGCTGGTGAAGGGCGTCCTCATGGCCGGCCTCTACCCCAACCTCATCCAG GTGAGGCAGGGGAAGGTGACCCGCCAGGGGAAGTTCAAGCCCAACAGTGTCACTTACCGGACCAAAGCTGGCAACATCCTCCTGCACAAGTCCACCATCAACAG ggaggCGACGCGGCTGCGCAGCCGCTGGCTGACGTACTTCATGGCCGTCAAGTCCAACGGCAGCGTCTTCGTGCGCGACTCGTCCCAGGTCCACCCGCTGGCCGTCCTGCTGCTGACGGACGGCGACGTCCACGTCCGAG ACGACGGGCGCCGGGCCACCATCGCCCTGAGCGACAACGACCTGCTGCGGCTGGAGGGCGACTCGCGCACGGTGCAGCTGCTGCGGGCGCTGCGGCGAGCCCTGGGGCGCATGGTGGAGCGCTGCCTGCGCTGCGAGCTGCCCGCCCTCCCCCCGGACCTGCAGCACGAGCACGGACAGCTGCTGGCCCTGCTCGCCGAGCTGCTGCGCGGGCCCTGCGGCAGCTTCGACGTGCGCAAGACGGCCGACGACTga